In Diorhabda carinulata isolate Delta chromosome 6, icDioCari1.1, whole genome shotgun sequence, a single genomic region encodes these proteins:
- the LOC130895758 gene encoding uncharacterized protein LOC130895758 produces MFPSTVEHPAPWTISTPRCHTNLTGCDRDTNRHEILAELNRILHNYIDFNIVYTDASKSEAGVGAAVVTATESYSIKFSPHTSIFTAELYAIFHALKVTTSFPNPKTLILTDSLSSIQSLKHLYPKHPILQSIKSLLHNIQNDKKSVDFIWIPAHIGIRGNEKADLCARNAIVNVNAELITKCVVSDVKTLIREKVHNHWQQDWQRSQDKLREFKSTVTLWKHPKISRRAQVTITRLRIGHCKFTHTYLFNNDNAPICDSCQEHLTVKHVLINCTKFDTREAVTIRRLRINHTKLTHGYLMSSESRPVCRTCQVPVTVKHILTDCREYSTAYQHIKI; encoded by the exons ATGTTTCCATCCACTGTCGAACATCCAGCTCCGTGGACAATCTCTACCCCTCGCTGCCATACTAACTTGACCGGGTGTGATAGGGATACAAATCGCCATGAAATCCTTGCAGAACTCAACAGGATACTGCATAACTACATTGACTTCAACATAGTCTACACGGATGCTTCGAAATCGGAGGCAGGAGTGGGTGCTGCAGTAGTGACCGCAACTGAATCTTACAGCATAAAATTCTCCCCTCACACAAGCATATTTACGGCAGAACTCTATGCTATCTTTCATGCCCTCAAAGTAACTACCTCCTTCCCAAATCCCAAAACCCTAATTTTAACTGACTCCTTAAGTAGCATTCAATCCTTGAAACATCTCTATCCCAAGCATCCAATATTACAATCAATCAAATCACTGCTTCACAATATCCAGAACGACAAGAAATCTGTCGATTTCATTTGGATTCCTGCTCACATTGGCATCAGAGGCAACGAAAAAGCGGACCTATGTGCGCGTAACGCAATCGTAAACGTTAATGCTGAACTCATAACAAAGTGCGTGGTGAGTGACGTGAAAACACTTATTCGGGAAAAAGTTCACAACCACTGGCAACAAGACTGGCAGCGATCGCAAGACAAACTTCGCGAATTCAAATCAACAGTGACACTGTGGAAGCATCCAAAAATATCACGCAGAGCACAAGTGACTATTACTAGACTTAGAATAGGGCATTGCAAATTTACGCACACTTATCTTTTCAATAATGACAATGCTCCTATATGTGATTCATGTCAAGAACACTTAACAGTGAAACATGTCCTGATCAATTGCACTAAGTTCGACAC gagagaagctgtgacaataagaagacttcgcatcaaccatacgaaacttactcacggctatttgatgtcgtcagaaagtcgtcctgtctgccgaacttgtcaagttcctgtgactgttaagcacatcctcaccgacTGCAGAGAATATTCCACCGCATATCAACATATCaagatatga